The region TCGCTTCAGGTAAGGAAAAACCGTCTCCTACTCTGATGACAATTTTAGCGGCCAAACACTCATTAACAATATCTTCTCCCACACCAGTACAACTTACACCCCCATTAGCTGTAGCATAATTTCCGGCCGGCATGGCTGAATCACTCACTCGGCCTATTCTTTCTAATCCTTTGCCTCCTGTGGAAGTTCCAGCCGCGATCGCCCCATAACTATCTAAAGCCACAACCCCAATGGTTCCCCGTCCCCCTTCAGAAGACTCTGTATTAGCGAATAATCGCCCCATTTTACGCTGAAAATTGTCTTTCCACTCTGCAATCCATTCTTGGGCCCGAAACTCGGTTAAAGGGTCATAAATGGGGATTTGCAGTTCTCTTGCTAATTCAGCCGCACCCAGATCAGAAAGAATGCGATCGCTTTGGGTTTGCAAATATTTAGCTAATTCAATGGGATGTTGCACGCGAGAAACATTAATCACCCCGCTAAAAGTTTGGCTGACACCTTCCATTAAAGACGCACTCATGCGAATTTGTCCATCAGACTGTAACACTGAACCTGTACCTGCATTAAAACTGGGTTCATCTTCAAGATGTTGGCAACCTAGAACCACTGCATCTATGGCAGTTCCGCCATTTTTGAGACAGTTATAAACCTCGTTGACGATATGATGGAGAGACTTACGAACTTTAGATAAACCGCCTTTATCGTCAAGAGAACTAGCACCACCATGTATGATTAATCTGGGTTGTTGTGTGGTCATTATGGGGATATCCTTTATGGGTTGTTACTAGAAGAACGTCGTCGGCGACAGCGTTCAGAGCAATACTTTACATCATGCCAACATTTGGCCCACTTTTTGCGCCAAGTAAAAGAAAGGCCACAAACTGAACAAATTTTGCTAGGAAAGTCAGATTTTGCACATTGACGAGCCATATAATCATAAAAAATAGTTAAATACGCTATGGATAGTGGGATGCGTTGGGAACACATCCT is a window of Aphanothece sacrum FPU1 DNA encoding:
- a CDS encoding DUF2256 domain-containing protein translates to MARQCAKSDFPSKICSVCGLSFTWRKKWAKCWHDVKYCSERCRRRRSSSNNP
- a CDS encoding isoaspartyl peptidase/L-asparaginase, whose product is MTTQQPRLIIHGGASSLDDKGGLSKVRKSLHHIVNEVYNCLKNGGTAIDAVVLGCQHLEDEPSFNAGTGSVLQSDGQIRMSASLMEGVSQTFSGVINVSRVQHPIELAKYLQTQSDRILSDLGAAELARELQIPIYDPLTEFRAQEWIAEWKDNFQRKMGRLFANTESSEGGRGTIGVVALDSYGAIAAGTSTGGKGLERIGRVSDSAMPAGNYATANGGVSCTGVGEDIVNECLAAKIVIRVGDGFSLPEAMEKSMQESQKNQRDLAAIALDANGVISWGKTCEILLAAYHNGSIIGDTLEWPSEELMGYIS